TTTTGGAGGTTGAAAGGCGCTCACCAGATGGACAGCGTGAATTTGCCGGGCTCGAGAAAGATATAGCGCGTCATTTCGTTGGTTTGGCTGCTCTCGATAAAGATCTGGTAATAGATCCTTCCAATATTTCAGCACTCGAAAACATCCCGGACAGTGAAACTCTGGGCTCTGATGCAGAGATGCTCGGTTGGTATTATATGCGCCGTGATGAGCCGACAAAGGCTGAAAAATGGTTTGATTTGGCCAATAAAAAGCAAGCGACGGTTACATCTGCCCAAGGAATGGCGCTTGTCTTAAATGCGCGCAAAGATTATTCGGCAGCAGAGGATTTGATGTATCCGTGGCATGATAAGTCGCCCGATGCAACGCTGGTTTATTTTGATTCTGCGGCGAACTTGCTCTCAAGTGATCCACCCAATCGAATGCCTGAGACTATTAGTCCGCAAGTATTGACGCGTATTGCAAATGCTACGGTTGCGGAAAAAAATATTACGACAGCAGAACAACTTGGTTGGTATGCGCGGGCAATGCAACAAGATTTGACCGCAGTTCAATGGTTCCAGACTGCTCTTTCGTGGGATCCGTCAAATGAACCCGCTGCCTATGGATTGGCTTTAGGTCTGCTGTCGATAGATGACGAAAATCAGTTGCGGCAAGTAAAACAAAACTGGAACTCCAAGTCCGCCCGCATTCGGGAGGTTGGCGATAGCAGACAGAATAGCAGCCGTTCTTCTCGGGGGCAGAGCTCAAGGCCAAGTAACGCGACCGCTTCTCGAACTGTCAGGAGTAATTCATACAACCCGGCGGATCGTGCAGCGCAGCCGAGATCAGCGGGATCAGGAAATGCGCGATCCTGTGCTCACGCTCTGGAAGGGCCGATGCCCACTGGCGGGAATGCAGTTTCTCATGGCTGGTGTCTGATGGAACTCAATCGTCCACTCGATGCTGTAAGAAGCTTTGAATCTGCGCTGATGACTGGATCTGCTTCCCAACGTTCGGAAGCGGCCTATGGCCAGGCGCTGGCTTATTTGCGTGCAGGTCTTGTTGATAAAGCCGCCGTATCAGCCACTAAGGCACCGTTAAGCCCTCAACGTCAGAAGGAACTGCGCGTTTCAATATTATCAGATAAAGCCGTTGCTGCTTATCAAGCTGGCAACTTTCGTGATGTCCTTTCTATACTCGAGCAACGCGCTCAATTGGCAGCGCCTCGAAAGGATCTGATGGGTCTTCAAGCCGCGGCCTATTTGAAACTTCGTCGTTATGATGATGCGAGGGTAATTTATGAGGCATTGGCTGCCACCGGTGATCGCGAGGGAATAAGAGGAATGGCTGCAATCAGAGATATTCAGGGAAGATAATTTGTCGAATCTTCTTCTTTCGACAAATTATAACTTTGTTAATAAGTGTAAACGAATTGCTAATATTGCAGTAATTGGTTAGCTATTAACCATGTTGAGCACTATTCGAATAGGCAGGTGATTCATAGTCCGCTCAACTTGAGATTGAAGTTGTTTTTTTGGATTGTGTTTGATGGCGGCGGAAAAACGAAAGCGATTAAATTCGGCATGTGCTAAGAGCTTAATCCTTAGCTTTTTCTGTTTTAATTCAATTGCACTCCATACTAATGCCGCTTCCTCCGCAGAGCCGTTTCAGCTGCTGGAAACCGACAATATTCCTCTTTCTCCCGTCGATGAACCAGGGATTAAGGGGTTTCAAATGCTCTCGAGCGATGTTCAAAACGGCCGTGATCTCGTATTTAAAAATGGGGAAACAGCAGGTCAGCTCGAAATTACAAATAATGTTGCTGATAGGACGACATTTCTCGACCAAAGTTCTGGCGGCGAGGCTACTATTATCAATAATTCTGGAGGCGAAACGTGGTTTTCGGACCAGTCCACGGCTTCAAACGCATTTATTACTGTGAACACGGATGCAAAATTATCGTTTGACCAACAGAGTTCCGCGGCAGATTCCCGAATAACCAATAATGAGGCGGGGCTGGTTACGTTTTCCGATGAGACCTCAGCCGGTGATTCTGTAATAACGAACAATGGAACAGTTAGTTTTAATGGCAGTTCGTCTGCAGACAATTCTCTGATTACCAATAACTCTTCTGGTGATATGGCGTTTCGCGATAACGCAGATGCGGGGCGTCGCAACATAACAAATAATGGCCAGATTGATTTTTATGACCAGAGCTCTGCTGGTCAGGGTCTTATTGTCAATAACGAGTCTGGCAATATAAATTTCTATGGGTCGTCTACAACGAATTCATCCGATCTCAACAATAGTGGTTCACTTGTTCTCAGCGATCATTCGTCAGCAAGCCAATCCTCTATTGTGAACAATGAGACGGGGACTATTCGCTTAGATGGCAGTGCAACAGCCGGCAGCGCGAATATAAACAATAGTGGCACAATCGCATTTAGCGATGAGAGCAGCGCTGGTAGTGCACGTCTGTTTAATAACGAGAAATCTTCCATAAGTTTCGATAACAAATCAAACGCTGGAAGCAGTTTTATCATTAATGCTGGCGACCTTGCGTTTTCGGGCACATCATCAGCGGGGAGTTCCTCGATCCTTATAAGTGGAGGCGGAACAGCGCGCTTTATTGGCCAGTCCACAGGCGGAACCTCAGACATTCACATTGATCAAAATGGGGCTTTGGATGTTTCCCAGCTTGATAATCAGCAACTATCTATCGACTCTCTCGTCAGTGCAGGTAATGTCAATTTAGGGAGAACTACGCTAACAGCAGATCAAAAGATCGCACTCAATGATACGTCGCATATTAGTCTCGTTCTCGGTTATGGACGATTGATCGCTGAAGACTTGGAACTCCAAGGTGGCACTCTCGACTTAAAACGTGCCGATGATTTGCTTTATGAAATTAACAAGACATACGGCATCTTTTACGCTCCGACATATAGCGGGTCCGCGTTCAGCGAGGTGTTAAGCCACGATTTTGTGTTTGTCACGCCGTTGGTGGATTCAAATACGGTTATTCTTACGCGTAACGATATTCGTTTTGATAGCGTTTCAAATACACCCAATCAAACCGCGGTGGCAGGCGCGATCGAATATCTTAACCCAGACAATTTGGTATATCGCTCAATTATCAGCGGTTCTGAAACCGATGCGAGTCGGAGTTTTGACTTTCTTTCAGGCGAAGTGCATTCAAGCATTATAACAGCTTTATCTGACAGCAGTTTGTATTTTCGCGATGAAGTATTTAACCGCGCTTTGCATGGCTTTAGAGGAACTGAAACGCGTTCAGAACAGCTTCAGTTTTGGCTGTCTGCCAGAGGCGTGAATGCCAAAACGAACGGTTCAGAAGCGATTGCAGGCGCCAAATCAAATGGCTACGGTATCAACGCTGGTATTGCCTATGATTTTACAGATCATTTATCCGCCGGTATCGTAGGTGATTATCAAGATACTTCGCTAAAGATTTCCGACCGCGCAAGTGCCGCAGATATTAACACATGGGGGGCGGGTTTATTCTTGCAGTGGCAGCAGAACGGCTTCAATGTCGGCGTTGGTGCAGCATATCAATATCATTCAATCCAAACGCAACGATTGTTAAACCTGAATGCATTGACGGGTACATTGAGTGCTGATTATAACGCATATACCACTCAGTATTTTACCAAAGCTGGTTATACATTCGACGCGGGGATTATGGATGTCCAGCCGTATCTGGCTTTGAGTTATTCATCGACGGAAATTGATGGTTTTCGGGAAAGTGGCCTTTTGGATGCAGCCCTTTCCGGATCATCATTGTCTATAAACAATACTACGGGAACGCTGGGCATCCAGACCAACGCCTCTTATTCTATCAATCAGAGATATAGTCTAAATACACGGCTAAATGCTGCCTGGAATAAGGAGTGGGGTGATCGCAATACCCGCCGCGAACTTTCATTTGCGCCGGAATATCCTTTCTACGTTTTTGGAACTTCTTCCAACGATGAATATTTGCTTATGAGATTGCAGATTGGTCTGGTTAATTTAGAGCGGTTCTCAATGAATCTTACATATACGGGAGTTTTCGGAAACGAAACAGACTCAACAACATACGCCACAAATGCTGTATTGAAATTCTAGTGTATGCCTGTTGAAGGCACTGTTACCTAACCTACGTGTAAACATTAGTGGCGATAACTGGCTATGATCGAACCTCGTTCTTCGCTTTACCATCGGCATCGTTATCCCGCTGAGATTATTGCAGAGGCGGTGTGGTTGTATCTCCGATTTCCATTGATGGGGAAGACCGTCCCGCTCTAACCCGGTTCGTCGTATGATGAATAGCCAACTCAAACAGGAGCCATTGATATGATTGCCAGCACAATCGGCCTTGATCTGGTCAAGCATAACTTTCACGTCCATACGGTGGATGCCGCGGGTTTAGTGATTAAAACCGCTGCGCTCCGGCGAAGTGGACTTGCCCTGATTTAGTGGAGAGTTTCTGTCACTAATTTCCGGTTCATGGTCTCGGACTGGATCGGGGATTTATATCCGAGTGCAGAATGTCTTCGCACAGGATTATAGAAGCCGTCAATGTATTCGCCAATGGCCTTGATCGCGTAATTTCTGGTCTGGAATACAGTGCGCCAGATCAGTTCCGACTTGATCGTCTTGAAGACGGTTTCGACCATGGCATTATCATAACAATTTCCTTTACCGTTCATGGATGGAAGCATGCTGTGCGCTTTGAGGATTTTGCGATACTCATAACTGGCATATTGGCTCCTCTTGTCCGAGTGCTGTATCAGCCCGGGCTTTGGTTGCCGGATAGCAATAGCCTTCTTCAAAGCACAAATAGCCAAATCCTTCTTCATCCGATCCCGCGCTTCCCAGCCGATGATGCGACGAGAATAAAGATTGACAACGATTGCCAGATATAGCCAGCCTTCAGCAGTCCATATGTAACTGATGTCGACACCCCATTTCTGATTGGGTTCGTCGCAAGTGAAGCCCTGATCCAGAAGATTGGGAGCGACAGGCTCATCATGATTGCTGTCGGTCGTGCGTTTGAAGCGCGTTTTCTGCCAGGCTTTAAGGCCGTTTTCACGCATCAGTCGCGCCGTGCGGTGACGTCCTACCCGAATACCTTCTTCGCTCAGTTCGACATGCATACGAGGGCTGCCATAGATTGGTTATGTCGCAAATTTATCATGATGTTAGAAGCGGCCAGATCTTCAGACGCAATTATGCTGCGAGCTCCGCAAAGACTTTAAATGGCGAGCGGTTGTCATTTGCGAACTGCTTCTTACGGATCATATGCGCCACTTCTATGCCCGCGATTGTCGCTGCGGCTGAATGAAACGCCTTAAAGCCCATCATCGGTTTGGTAATTCGCTTGATAAACCGGTGATCCTGCTCAAGGATGTTGTTGAGATATTTAACCTGCAGGATTTCAATCATTTTGCTGTGACCGGTGATTTTCAGGATTGTGTTTACAGCTTGTGCTCCGGCCAGATTGGCTCCGCTTTTATCAATGACAATTTTGTCTGGAACACCGTTGGCTGCGATGGCTTTCTTGAAGAAACGCCGTGCTGCAGCCAGATTCCGGCGTTCGGAGAGCATGAAATCCAGTGTTTGGCCATCTCGGTCAACGGCTCGGTACAGATAGGTCCATTGACCACGAACCTTGATATAGGTCTCGTCAACACGCCAGGAACGGGCCGTGGGTCGCTTGCGCGATTGCGCCTGGGCAGCGATCAGCGGTGAGTACCGGACAACCCATCGGTTCAAGGTCGCATGATCCACAGCAATGCCGCGTTCTGCCAGAATTTCCTGAAGGTCACGATAGGAAACCGGGTAACGCACGTAAAAGAAGACTGCATGCAGGATGATACTTTTTGGAAAATGGGTACCTTTGAAAGCGACCGTCATTCGCGTTCGCCTCACTCAATTATGCGCACTGACGCTCACATAGCTCAGCAGAAGTGAAAATTTTGCGACAGAATCCATACGTTGCAATCGGCTTGCCCCGTTAGTTCCTTCGAGGGGTTGTTCGATTAAGGGTATTCCAGATCAGCGAAACCCTTCAGGCGCGCATCGCGATTACCCGGTGTTAGACTGAACCAAATCATCCTCACTTTGGCAACTATATTGGATTTAGGAATAAACCCGGATGAGAAGCGGCTATCAAATGCGTTATCTCGGTTGTCTCCTAATAGGAAATATTGGTCCGGAGGAACGAAAAACTCTACAGTGTTGTCCCCGACTGCTTTTGCTTGGAGTCTGACAACTATGTGGCTTTCGTTTCTGGCGGAAAATATTCTCGGAAGAAAGTGCAAGGGTCTTCCTGATCAGTTAAGCTTTTCGGGGAGGTGATATGCGGGAGCCCATTGAGTGGCTCTAATTCGAAGCGGAGCATCGTTTATATAAACGATGCCACTATTCACCCTTACCCGGTCTCCAGGCAGCCCAATCACGCGCCGAATATAAGGGACTACGTCACCGTCGCTTTTTGCGTGATATGTGATGAAGTCACCAAGAGCAATAGTCTCGTTTTCCGTGTATGAACTCGCACCAATTAGATCGCCAGGCATCAGTGTCGGGTACATGCTGCTACTAGCAATATAGTGATTGAAAACCTCGGCAGATGCTTTGAGTGGAAGAATGATCGTGCCTAACGCTAAAAGTAGTCGAACTGACATCAATCCCTCCTTATTACAGGGTAATTGCACAAAGCGAGAGCGAGGGGTAGAACCCGCTCTCTTGTTTAACTGCTTCCCTATTTCCGCACAACACAAGCGGTTAGATTGATATCGAAAAACTAGCGCAAGTGCATCATGCCTTTGATAAGGGTATGCCGCCGAGCGCCTTTTGCCGTTCTTTCCTTGACTGGTTATCAGGTAAAAGCGTTCAAGGTTCAGTTCGCAATTGTTATTTGAATCATAGATAAGTCGGTATTTTAACGGTTGTCGTTAACTTATTTTGACTTTTATCATGTCGGCCACTCTTTCGGCTATCATGATCGTGGGTATATTGGTATTTGCGCAGGGGATTACGGGCATTAGGGACGCATCGCAAACGCGAAGTCCGTCAATGCCGTGAACTTTGCCGCATGCGTCGGTGACGGAAAGTGGATCATCCGCAGCGCCCATGCGGCATGTGCCTGAAGGGTGCCATGTACCGCCAACATGCTGACGCACGAAACTGGTGAGTTCCGCGTCATCTTCCAAGAGCGATTTAATACTGATACCCGATGTAATGACAGTATGAACGAGTACTGTTCGCAACGGTCCTGCCGCATCCAGGATGGCAGACAGAGTGCCACGCTGAAATGCATTCCATGTTCCGGGCGTGGCAACGTTTGCCACGCGAGGCGTGTAGCTTGAGGGGAAAACCGTGCCAGCAAACTCGCGCATATTTGGATCAGATAGAATTGTGGAGCCTTTTCGAACGGCATCCTTTAAGCGCTTTAGATCACGCTCGTCGTTTAACATACGAAAATCGACATCTGGTTCTGCGTATGCATCTGATGCTGAGAGCGAAACGGCTCCACGTGAATAGGATTTATTGACCCAGAAGAATAGGCTGCCAATGCGATTGCCGACAGAATGCCATCCAGAGCGTGCAAGAATTGCCGCATGCATATCACCGGATGGCGTGCCGGGGAGGTTCGACGAGTAGCGCCAGATCGCCTGCTCATGGTGTTCCAGTGCATCGCGGTTGCGCGCCGTTGGCGGCAAATATGCAGCCACCGCGATGGAAGGATGTTCCATGAGGTTTTGACCAACGCCAGCTAGCGCGTGAACTACGGGGATTTCAAGGCTCTTAAGGTGCTGACCGGGGCCAATACCGGAACGCATTAGCAAAGCGGGTGAGTGAATTGCACCTGACGAAATGATGACTTCATTTGCATCGAGTTTAATATCGCCAGTGTTTCGGTTATTACTTCTGATAATCGCGCCGGTAGCTCTTTTTTCGTCAAACGTGACCTTTACGGCTGTAAAGCCAGTCATAATTTTTAGATTGGTTCGCTTACGAACCTCGTCGGTAAGGTAAGCGACAGACGTGGGAAGCCGTTCCCCATTATCACTGACGGCGATAGCTCCTCGATAGGTCCCATCGCGCCATTCGCCATTCTGATCCTCGCCAATCGGCCAACCATTTTTGTCTATTGTGTGCATCACCCGATCAACGAATGGCGATATGCTTTTATCGTCGATGCGACGGATTGAAATTGGTCCATCATGCCCATGCAGAGGTCCAGAAAAATCACGATCCGCTTCAATTTTACGAAAATAGGGCAGGCAGTTTTCCCAATTCCACCCCTGAGCGCCGAGCCTCTCCCATTCGTCATAATCCGTAGGTGCGCCACGATTGGCCATCAGCGCGTTAATGGCTGAACCACCGCCGAGAATTTTAGCCTGTTCATAACGGCGTGAAGTGCGACTATCGTGGTTCTGACCAGAGCCACCCATACGGGCTTTAAGTTTCACCCAGATGTTGTTTGTGTCGAGATAAGCGCGTCCCGGATAACGGCTGCGAATGGCATCGGGCATATCAACTGCGCTGATGTCCCGGCCTGCCTCGACAAGTATCACGCGCCGGTTTGGATCTTCCGACAGCCGAGCGGCCAGAACGCAACCCGCAGAACCGCCGCCGAGTATGAGGTGATCGGCAATCATGCTGCTACATGCTCCTTGCGCTGGCGGCCACTACTTAAGGCTGCGAGCATGACAACGATAAAGGATACAGCGGTCAGGAGAGAACTGATCGATGCAATGGTCGGATCAATCTCGTCACGAAGTGCTGTGAAC
This DNA window, taken from Brucella pseudogrignonensis, encodes the following:
- a CDS encoding autotransporter domain-containing protein, which encodes MAAEKRKRLNSACAKSLILSFFCFNSIALHTNAASSAEPFQLLETDNIPLSPVDEPGIKGFQMLSSDVQNGRDLVFKNGETAGQLEITNNVADRTTFLDQSSGGEATIINNSGGETWFSDQSTASNAFITVNTDAKLSFDQQSSAADSRITNNEAGLVTFSDETSAGDSVITNNGTVSFNGSSSADNSLITNNSSGDMAFRDNADAGRRNITNNGQIDFYDQSSAGQGLIVNNESGNINFYGSSTTNSSDLNNSGSLVLSDHSSASQSSIVNNETGTIRLDGSATAGSANINNSGTIAFSDESSAGSARLFNNEKSSISFDNKSNAGSSFIINAGDLAFSGTSSAGSSSILISGGGTARFIGQSTGGTSDIHIDQNGALDVSQLDNQQLSIDSLVSAGNVNLGRTTLTADQKIALNDTSHISLVLGYGRLIAEDLELQGGTLDLKRADDLLYEINKTYGIFYAPTYSGSAFSEVLSHDFVFVTPLVDSNTVILTRNDIRFDSVSNTPNQTAVAGAIEYLNPDNLVYRSIISGSETDASRSFDFLSGEVHSSIITALSDSSLYFRDEVFNRALHGFRGTETRSEQLQFWLSARGVNAKTNGSEAIAGAKSNGYGINAGIAYDFTDHLSAGIVGDYQDTSLKISDRASAADINTWGAGLFLQWQQNGFNVGVGAAYQYHSIQTQRLLNLNALTGTLSADYNAYTTQYFTKAGYTFDAGIMDVQPYLALSYSSTEIDGFRESGLLDAALSGSSLSINNTTGTLGIQTNASYSINQRYSLNTRLNAAWNKEWGDRNTRRELSFAPEYPFYVFGTSSNDEYLLMRLQIGLVNLERFSMNLTYTGVFGNETDSTTYATNAVLKF
- a CDS encoding GMC family oxidoreductase N-terminal domain-containing protein encodes the protein MIADHLILGGGSAGCVLAARLSEDPNRRVILVEAGRDISAVDMPDAIRSRYPGRAYLDTNNIWVKLKARMGGSGQNHDSRTSRRYEQAKILGGGSAINALMANRGAPTDYDEWERLGAQGWNWENCLPYFRKIEADRDFSGPLHGHDGPISIRRIDDKSISPFVDRVMHTIDKNGWPIGEDQNGEWRDGTYRGAIAVSDNGERLPTSVAYLTDEVRKRTNLKIMTGFTAVKVTFDEKRATGAIIRSNNRNTGDIKLDANEVIISSGAIHSPALLMRSGIGPGQHLKSLEIPVVHALAGVGQNLMEHPSIAVAAYLPPTARNRDALEHHEQAIWRYSSNLPGTPSGDMHAAILARSGWHSVGNRIGSLFFWVNKSYSRGAVSLSASDAYAEPDVDFRMLNDERDLKRLKDAVRKGSTILSDPNMREFAGTVFPSSYTPRVANVATPGTWNAFQRGTLSAILDAAGPLRTVLVHTVITSGISIKSLLEDDAELTSFVRQHVGGTWHPSGTCRMGAADDPLSVTDACGKVHGIDGLRVCDASLMPVIPCANTNIPTIMIAERVADMIKVKIS
- a CDS encoding cellulose synthase gives rise to the protein MKNILISVLLGSVAVGSYYLFFKNNDPMSDLQLGIANQAPSPVSIRASQTATQVDTTSDVDESALRYFATRGDKVRMQAEITRLKSLHPDWVPPEDPTAPAKVSDNKLDELWLLYSKGEYSALRKAIASRKSSEPDWVVPDDLLKALDQSENRERLINASNNAQYEMVINLAAGSPEMLTCNEVDILWRLSEAFAKVDKGNRALDGYLYIINNCSDPNVRTGTIQKALTNLSYDEMQKLLEVERRSPDGQREFAGLEKDIARHFVGLAALDKDLVIDPSNISALENIPDSETLGSDAEMLGWYYMRRDEPTKAEKWFDLANKKQATVTSAQGMALVLNARKDYSAAEDLMYPWHDKSPDATLVYFDSAANLLSSDPPNRMPETISPQVLTRIANATVAEKNITTAEQLGWYARAMQQDLTAVQWFQTALSWDPSNEPAAYGLALGLLSIDDENQLRQVKQNWNSKSARIREVGDSRQNSSRSSRGQSSRPSNATASRTVRSNSYNPADRAAQPRSAGSGNARSCAHALEGPMPTGGNAVSHGWCLMELNRPLDAVRSFESALMTGSASQRSEAAYGQALAYLRAGLVDKAAVSATKAPLSPQRQKELRVSILSDKAVAAYQAGNFRDVLSILEQRAQLAAPRKDLMGLQAAAYLKLRRYDDARVIYEALAATGDREGIRGMAAIRDIQGR
- a CDS encoding IS6 family transposase encodes the protein MTVAFKGTHFPKSIILHAVFFYVRYPVSYRDLQEILAERGIAVDHATLNRWVVRYSPLIAAQAQSRKRPTARSWRVDETYIKVRGQWTYLYRAVDRDGQTLDFMLSERRNLAAARRFFKKAIAANGVPDKIVIDKSGANLAGAQAVNTILKITGHSKMIEILQVKYLNNILEQDHRFIKRITKPMMGFKAFHSAAATIAGIEVAHMIRKKQFANDNRSPFKVFAELAA